In Silene latifolia isolate original U9 population chromosome 3, ASM4854445v1, whole genome shotgun sequence, a single window of DNA contains:
- the LOC141649752 gene encoding uncharacterized protein LOC141649752 has product MVGTDAGKSNEGKKSNTNMNQEQIAPSSPLYLHPSESPSLTLTQTIFNGENYGLWEDAVRNGLDPKNKLRFVEGVVKKPHTNEGEVESLEAVAWRQCNAMVKAWLRNVIEPRRHPSISFTGTVTEIWNELKKRYSAGNAPRVHQLKSELNDCKQGNNQSIVDYYTKMKATWDELANYSHVPQCTCGAAAALAKEREEEKVHQFLMGLDTQLYGHIRTNLLMEDDITSLSRAYALVLREERHRAVTSVKDEINDEAMTARTVNGEDKGRGDSSNNEAREAAEPRCTFCKKFYHTEDTCWEKYPELFPGRGRGRGRRGGRGYGRGGRGQGNTFQVAHAASTSEGEKAFTSEEMTQL; this is encoded by the coding sequence ATGGTTGGGACAGACGCAGGAAAAAGCAATGAAGGGAAGAAGAGCAACACAAACATGAATCAGGAACAAATTGCTCCATCTTCACCGCTATACCTCCACCCATCCGAGAGTCCTAGTCTGACATTAACTCAAACTATTTTCAATGGCGAAAATTACGGACTATGGGAAGATGCGGTTCGTAATGGCCTCGACCCCAAAAACAAATTGAGGTTCGTCGAGGGAGTTGTGAAGAAGCCGCACACTAATGAAGGGGAAGTAGAGAGTCTCGAAGCAGTCGCATGGCGTCAGTGTAATGCTATGGTAAAAGCATGGTTAAGGAACGTCATCGAGCCAAGACGTCACCCAAGCATAAGTTTTACAGGAACGGTGACGGAAATTTGGAACGAGCTCAAGAAACGATACTCGGCTGGTAACGCGCCTCGTGTGCACCAGTTGAAGAGTGAACTAAACGATTGCAAGCAAGGCAATAATCAATCAATTGTTGATTATTACACGAAAATGAAAGCCACATGGGATGAATTAGCGAATTACAGCCATGTCCCACAATGCACTTGCGGAGCGGCAGCAGCTTTAGCGAAAGAGCGTGAGGAAGAAAAAGTACACCAGTTCCTTATGGGACTCGATACACAACTTTACGGACATATCCGTACAAATCTATTGATGGAAGATGACATAACCTCACTGAGCAGAGCTTATGCGCTCGTTTTAAGAGAAGAGAGACACAGGGCCGTAACCAGTGTGAAAGACGAGATTAATGATGAAGCGATGACGGCGAGAACGGTCAATGGAGAAGACAAGGGACGTGGTGATAGCTCGAATAATGAAGCACGAGAAGCAGCTGAACCACGATGCACTTTTTGCAAGAAATTCTACCATACAGAGGATACGTGTTGGGAAAAATATCCCGAACTATTCCCTGGCAGAGGAAGGGGCCGTGGACGCCGCGGGGGACGAGGATATGGTCGAGGTGGAAGAGGACAAGGAAACACCTTCCAAGTTGCCCACGCAGCATCAACAAGTGAAGGAGAAAAAGCCTTCACATCAGAGGAGATGACACAGTTATGA